In Methanothermus fervidus DSM 2088, a single genomic region encodes these proteins:
- a CDS encoding VWA containing CoxE family protein (COGs: COG3552 Protein containing von Willebrand factor type A (vWA) domain~InterPro IPR011195: IPR008912~KEGG: mth:MTH1815 hypothetical protein~PFAM: VWA containing CoxE family protein~SPTR: O27843 Conserved protein~PFAM: VWA domain containing CoxE-like protein): protein MKIIDLSNKLREKGIPVSIRSTKDAYRAYNIFKRKKRLLKKALKAIYVKDKSQEKLFEEAFKEVFENLNSKEKKSSKDSKTIKEFVFTQNTVKIKDTSENIPDEEIIEFGPRLEEINDFNSDEISLLDRDVTTLQFNPKLFDLCKKLGIKIANKRSRRLRIDKQGKPDIRKSIRKNIKHGGVLLELVKSKPRVKRSQHIFLCDVSGSCEWVSSWFFCIIYAAQHTFYRSKFYDFDNKIIETTEALKEDNILDAFAKIRDLRQKNMMVHGISNMYLAFKDFLKKVRIDKKSYIIILSDCRDWAGPRIKNFPMSAKLIHEMCKKSKGVIILNPEPKNKWDVVDSCVSYYREMGAIVKEVRTLRQLAGVIEEL, encoded by the coding sequence ATGAAAATTATTGATTTATCAAATAAATTAAGAGAAAAAGGAATTCCTGTAAGTATAAGAAGTACGAAGGACGCTTACAGAGCTTATAATATTTTTAAGAGAAAAAAAAGATTATTAAAGAAAGCGTTGAAGGCAATTTATGTAAAAGATAAAAGTCAGGAAAAATTGTTTGAAGAAGCATTTAAAGAAGTTTTTGAAAATTTAAATTCAAAAGAAAAGAAAAGTTCAAAAGACTCAAAAACTATTAAAGAATTCGTTTTTACACAAAATACAGTAAAAATTAAAGATACGTCTGAAAATATACCTGATGAAGAAATCATAGAATTTGGACCTAGATTGGAAGAAATTAATGATTTTAATTCTGATGAAATATCTCTTTTAGATAGAGATGTGACAACATTACAATTTAATCCAAAATTATTTGATTTATGTAAAAAATTAGGGATAAAAATCGCTAATAAAAGATCAAGAAGGTTAAGGATAGATAAACAAGGTAAACCAGATATAAGAAAAAGTATACGTAAAAATATAAAACATGGAGGAGTATTGTTAGAATTAGTTAAATCAAAGCCTCGTGTTAAACGTAGTCAGCATATTTTTCTTTGCGATGTAAGTGGATCTTGTGAATGGGTAAGTAGTTGGTTTTTCTGCATTATTTATGCTGCACAACACACTTTTTATAGGTCAAAGTTTTATGATTTTGATAATAAAATAATTGAAACAACAGAAGCTTTAAAAGAAGATAATATATTGGATGCATTCGCAAAAATAAGAGATTTAAGACAGAAAAACATGATGGTACATGGCATATCAAACATGTATCTAGCATTTAAAGACTTCCTTAAAAAAGTTAGAATCGATAAAAAATCATATATAATCATACTCAGTGATTGTCGTGATTGGGCAGGTCCAAGAATAAAAAATTTTCCAATGAGTGCAAAACTAATACATGAAATGTGTAAAAAAAGTAAAGGCGTGATAATTTTAAATCCAGAACCAAAAAATAAATGGGATGTTGTAGATAGTTGTGTTTCATATTATAGAGAGATGGGAGCCATAGTTAAAGAAGTTAGAACTTTAAGACAACTGGCAGGAGTAATAGAAGAATTGTAA